The DNA region TCGTCAAGGTCACGGCCGACAACGGCATCGTCGGCTACGGCGAGGTCTATGCGGCGGCCGTCGGCCCGCGCGCCATGGAAGCCGTCATCCGCGACGTCTTCGAGCGCCACAGGATGGGCGAGAACCCCGAGAACATCGAGATGATGTTCCGGCGCGCCTATTCCTCCGGCTTCACGCAGCGCCCCGATCCGACGGTGATCGGGGCCTTCTCCGGCCTCGAGATGGCCTGCTGGGACATCCTCGGCAAGGCGCACGACCGGCCGGTCTATGCCCTCCTCGGCGGGCTGATGAACGAGCGCATCCGCTCCTACACCTACCTTTATCCTCTGCCCCATCACGACATCAACGAGTTCTGGCTCTCGCCCGAGATGTCGGCCGAGAGCGCGCTCGAGATGGTCGCGCTCGGCTTCACGGCGATCAAATTCGATCCGGCCGGGCCCTATACGCTGCGCGGTGGCCACCAGCCGGCGATGACGGACATCGAGAATTCCGTGCGTTTTTGCCGGGAGTTGCGCAAGGCGGTCGGCAACAGGGCCGACCTCCTTTTCGGCACACACGGCCAGTTCACGACGGACGGCGCCATCCGCCTCGGCAGGCGGCTCGAGGAATTCGATCCCCTCTGGTACGAGGAGCCGATCCCGCCGGACAACATCGCCGAATTCCGCAAGGTCGCGGACGCGGTGCGCATTCCGATCGCGACCGGCGAGCGCATGACGACGAAGACGGAGTTCGGGGCCCTCCTCAAGTGCGGGGGAGCGAGCATCCTGCAGCCGGCGCTCGGGCGCTCGGGCGGCATTCTCGAGACCAAGAAGATCGCGGCGATCGCCGAGGTTTTCAATGCGCAGGTGGCGCCGCACCTCTATGCCGGACCGGTCGAGTGGGCGGCCAACATCCAGCTCGCGGCGAACATCCCCAACCTCCTCATCGTCGAGACCATCCAGACAGGAGGGGAATTCCACCTCAGGCTGATCAAGAATTCGATCCGCTGGGAGGAGGGCTACATCATCGCGCCGACGGCGCCCGGGCTCGGCATCGAGTTCGACGAGGAACTCGCGCGCGCCCATCCCTACACCGGCACGCGGCTCCATCTCGAGATGACGGAAGTGCCCTGCAACTATTCCAAGGGTAACGCCTTCCTCGGAGGCGCGCCGCCGGAACCGATCGATGGCGGAAAGAAGAAAAAGAGCGGCAAGAAATGACCGGGGGCAACCGGACGACGATCGAACGCATCGCGGCCTTCACCAGCACGCTCTCCTGCGACAAGGAGAATGGCGTTGCCGCCGCTGTCGGGGCGGCGCTCGTCGACACCGTCGGGTGCATGCTCGTCGGTGCGGCGAGCGACGTTGCGGTCCGAACGCGGCAGGCCGTCTCGGCCTTCGGCAAGGGCGATGCGCGGCTCTTCGGCACGGCTCGCTCGGCGCCACCACCCTGGGCGGCGCTCGCGAATGCGGTCGCGGCCCATGCCTATGACTTCGACGACTGGGAGGAGCCGGGCAACACGCATTGCAGCGCGGTGCTGTTCCCGGCCATCCTTGCCGCGGCGAGCGGGCGCGGCCTTTCCGGAGCCGAACTCGCGGACGCCTATGCCGCGGGGTTCGAGGTCATCGCCAGGCTCGGGGAGATGGTGAATTTCGATCACTACGATCGGGGATTTCATTCCACAGCGACGCTCGGATCGATCGGGGCAGCCGGTGCGGTCGCGCGCCTCATGGGGCTCGATGCGACGCGGACCGCGTATGCCCTGTCGCTCGCGGTCAGCCGGGCCGGCGGGCTCACCTGCCAGTTCGGGGCCGGGTCCAAGCCCTTGCAGGCGGGCGCGGCGGCCGAGACCGGCGTGGTGGCGGCCTCTCTTGCAGCCAGCGGCATCACGGCGCAACCCGGCAGTCTGGACGGTCCGGGCGGCTTCATGGCGCTTTATGGTCCGCAACGGCCAGGGGGCGTCGATCGCGAACGTGTCGAGGGCGCGCTCGGGCGCCTCGGGCAGCCGCTCGCGATTCTCGAGCATGGCATCGTCGTCAAGCCCTATCCCTGCTGCAGCTATATCCACCGGCTGATCGACTGCGCCCTCGCCGTGCGGGCGATGCCGGGCTTTGCCGTGGCCGAGATCGAAAGGGTCGACTGTTCGCTGCTCGCACCGCACGCGGCGATCGCACACTTCGGCGTGCCGACGCGGATGTCGGAGGCGCAATTCTCCGTTCCGTACTCGGTTGCGGTGGCGCTTCGAAGCGGCGGAGTCGAAATCGCGGACTTCACCGGGGAGACCTGGCGAGAGCCGGAGGTCGATGCGCTCATGGCGCGCACGACGGTCCTTCCACGGACGCCGAAGCGGCCGGAGCTCAATTACGATCCCGAGGACCCGGATACGATCACGGTACGTCTGCGCGGCGGTCGCGCATTGCGGGCCGAAGCGGTTTTCCAGCTCGGGGCTCCGCGCAACCCGCTTCCGCGCGATGGGTTGATCAGGAAATTCCGCGCCAACGCCGGGCTCGCGGTGACCGGGGAGGATGCGCGCGAGGCGGCACTCGGTAACCTCCTCGCACTCGAGCCCGACTGCGACGTCTTCGGGACGTTGGCGGCATTTCAGCCCGAAGCCTGATCCGTACGCCCTTCAAGCTCAGTGCGACACGAGCAGATGCGAGCACTGCCGATGACCGAGCCCGCGAGCCAGCTCATCGATCCCGAGGGGATCGCCCGCTATCTCGAAGCCCATCTGCCGGGCTTTTCGGGACCCGTTTGGGTGGAGAAATTCGCGAGCGGACAGTCCAACCCCACCTTCCGGCTCGAGACGCCCGGGGGACGGTATGTGCTGCGCCGCAAACCGCCGGGTCAACTGCTCAAGTCGGCGCATGCGGTCGATCGGGAATTCCGTGTCATGCGGGCGCTCGCGGGATCGCGGGTGCCCGTGCCGCGGGTCCACCTCCTCTGCGAGGACGAGACGGTGATCGGCTCGATGTTCCTCGTAATGGAACTGGTCGAGGGCCGTCACTTCGGCGACCCGCGCGTGCCGGAGGTGGACAATCGCGAGCGCTCGGCGATCTACGACGATATGAACAGGGTGCTTGCGGCGCTGCACGACATCGATGTCGAGGCGGTCGGGCTCGCGGATTTCGGTCGGGCGGGAAATTATTTCGCTCGTCAGGTCGCCCGCTGGTCGCAGCAATACCGCGCCTCGGCCACCCGCGAGATCGTGGACATGGATCGGCTGATCGCCTGGCTCGAGGCTGCGACGCCCGAGGACGACGGGCGGATCGGCCTCGTGCACGGCGACTACCGGATCGACAACATGATTTTTCGTGCCGAGGCGCCGCGCATCGCCGCGGTCATCGACTGGGAGCTTTCCACGATCGGCCATCCGTTCGCCGATCTCGCGTTCCAGTGCATGCAGTGGCGGATGCCGGTCGGACCGGAGGGGCGGGGGCTCGAGGGTGTGGATCGCGCGAGCCTCGGCATTCCGAGCGAATCCGACTATGTCGCGCGCTATTGCGAACGGCGCGGGATCGACGGCATAGCGAACTGGGAATTCTATCTCGCCTTCAGCTTTTTTCGCCTCGCGGCGATCATGGAAGGGGTGCTGCGGCGGGCACTCGAGGGCAATGCGTCGAACCCGGAGCAGGCCCGACGGCTCGGCTCGGCGGTGCCGCTGATGGCGCAGAAGGCGATGGCGATCGTCGAGCACGGCGCCTGAGCGGGGCCGGACCGCACCTCACCCTGCAAACAATTCGAGGCCCGCGATGGTGCGCGGGTCTCGTTTCCTTCTTCGCCTTCGCGGGTCGTGGGTCCCGCCGGGCGATGGATCAGTTCAGGACGATCGAACCGTCGTTGGTCATCGGCAAGGTCACGTCCATGTTGGCCTGGTCCATGTCGATCTGGAAGACGCCATTGCCACGGATCATGAAGCTGTCGGCGATGATCGGCATGAGCGGGGAGTTGATGCCGAACGAGCCACCACCGGTGATGAAGACAGTCTGGCCAGGCAGGTAGATCGTGCCGACCATCGTGATGTCACCGCCGCCGTTGATCACGCTCGTCTCGTCATCGGACGATTCGATGTCGTTGGGGTCCTGGATGAAGAGGAAGCCCTCGTAGTTGCCTTCGGTCTGGGCACGCAGATCGGCAATCGCACCGCCGTCGATGTCGACGAGCGCGTCGTCACCGACGAGGTAGATCGTCACGCCGAGCCCGGTCACCTCGGCGCCTGAGCCGACGCTGAAGGGGCCGTCCTTCATGATGTAGACGCCCGGCTGCAGGGTCGCCTCGGCGTGGGTGCGGATGTCGAGGCCGCCGCAGTAGATGCCGGGCGAGAGGGTGCGCGGGCCCTGCTGCATGCGGACCGATTCGTTGTTGTAGTCGCAGCCCTCGCTTTCCGGATAGGCCATGCCGGCA from Hyphomicrobiales bacterium includes:
- a CDS encoding mandelate racemase/muconate lactonizing enzyme family protein, whose translation is MKLRDLEVFVVGTPPPGWGGRYFIFVKVTADNGIVGYGEVYAAAVGPRAMEAVIRDVFERHRMGENPENIEMMFRRAYSSGFTQRPDPTVIGAFSGLEMACWDILGKAHDRPVYALLGGLMNERIRSYTYLYPLPHHDINEFWLSPEMSAESALEMVALGFTAIKFDPAGPYTLRGGHQPAMTDIENSVRFCRELRKAVGNRADLLFGTHGQFTTDGAIRLGRRLEEFDPLWYEEPIPPDNIAEFRKVADAVRIPIATGERMTTKTEFGALLKCGGASILQPALGRSGGILETKKIAAIAEVFNAQVAPHLYAGPVEWAANIQLAANIPNLLIVETIQTGGEFHLRLIKNSIRWEEGYIIAPTAPGLGIEFDEELARAHPYTGTRLHLEMTEVPCNYSKGNAFLGGAPPEPIDGGKKKKSGKK
- a CDS encoding phosphotransferase, whose translation is MTEPASQLIDPEGIARYLEAHLPGFSGPVWVEKFASGQSNPTFRLETPGGRYVLRRKPPGQLLKSAHAVDREFRVMRALAGSRVPVPRVHLLCEDETVIGSMFLVMELVEGRHFGDPRVPEVDNRERSAIYDDMNRVLAALHDIDVEAVGLADFGRAGNYFARQVARWSQQYRASATREIVDMDRLIAWLEAATPEDDGRIGLVHGDYRIDNMIFRAEAPRIAAVIDWELSTIGHPFADLAFQCMQWRMPVGPEGRGLEGVDRASLGIPSESDYVARYCERRGIDGIANWEFYLAFSFFRLAAIMEGVLRRALEGNASNPEQARRLGSAVPLMAQKAMAIVEHGA